The following are encoded together in the Wolbachia endosymbiont (group E) of Neria commutata genome:
- a CDS encoding iron-containing alcohol dehydrogenase, translating to MNYLKQILHQTKHTFTKEIIVDYYLADNIHEICKQHGNKVFLVADDNTAKLLSKNALNKISHQILSSQCVTLGSRYKHICKLYNGQRILGTYIKNNVHDENKMDPSLRYSDDRKKSAGMTPDSGVIASLEIVNLVRSEAKDSDLIVAFGSGTINDICKYASYLEGKDYISFPTAASMNGYTSANASILVNGHKKSFEAHLPKAIYIDINILTNAPLRLTLSGFADFVCRSTVQADWLLSNLLLGTEYNELPFSLTHDLEQILLRDYIKFIEKDRDTILLLMEALLISGLGMVIAKGSYSASQGEHMIAHAMEIVTKDHFSLHGEKVAVTTLTMANLQEKILSIKNPIIKPRAVDAKRVIECFSNIEFVKILEQKQIIQQKIEEIIRKEWNNISNLIKQNLLPAKRLQKVFEELSIPHLPEHLGWNKEQYCKVVNLAFATRDRFTFLDLANCIKGSEIL from the coding sequence ATGAATTATTTAAAACAAATATTACACCAAACCAAACACACTTTTACAAAGGAAATAATAGTAGACTATTATCTTGCTGATAATATTCATGAAATATGCAAACAGCATGGAAATAAAGTTTTTTTAGTTGCAGATGATAATACAGCAAAACTTTTAAGTAAAAATGCATTAAATAAAATTTCTCATCAAATTTTGTCATCCCAGTGCGTGACACTGGGATCCAGGTATAAACATATTTGCAAATTATACAATGGGCAGCGGATCCTAGGAACATATATCAAAAACAATGTCCATGATGAAAATAAGATGGATCCCAGTCTCCGCTACTCGGATGACAGGAAAAAAAGCGCTGGAATGACACCAGACAGTGGTGTTATTGCTTCTCTTGAGATTGTAAACTTAGTGAGGAGCGAAGCAAAGGATAGTGATTTAATAGTTGCATTCGGCAGTGGTACTATTAATGACATCTGCAAATACGCAAGTTATCTTGAAGGAAAGGATTACATATCATTTCCAACAGCCGCTTCTATGAATGGATATACCTCTGCAAACGCTTCCATATTAGTGAACGGACATAAAAAATCATTTGAAGCACACCTTCCAAAGGCAATATATATTGACATAAATATACTCACCAATGCACCACTACGTCTTACGTTAAGTGGTTTTGCAGATTTTGTTTGTCGTTCAACAGTACAAGCTGACTGGTTGTTATCTAATTTATTACTTGGTACAGAATATAACGAATTACCATTCTCACTTACACACGACTTAGAACAAATTCTGCTTAGAGACTATATAAAATTTATTGAAAAAGATAGAGATACAATTCTGTTATTAATGGAGGCTCTACTGATTTCAGGACTTGGAATGGTGATTGCAAAGGGTAGTTATTCTGCAAGTCAAGGAGAGCATATGATAGCTCATGCAATGGAAATAGTAACTAAAGATCACTTCTCACTACATGGTGAAAAAGTTGCTGTTACAACTTTAACCATGGCTAATTTGCAGGAAAAAATATTATCAATAAAAAACCCGATTATCAAACCAAGAGCTGTAGATGCAAAGCGCGTAATAGAGTGTTTTAGTAATATCGAATTTGTGAAAATTTTAGAGCAGAAGCAAATTATACAGCAAAAAATTGAAGAGATTATTCGCAAAGAATGGAACAACATTTCCAATTTAATTAAGCAAAATTTACTGCCCGCAAAACGGTTGCAGAAAGTATTTGAAGAGCTATCAATTCCACATTTACCAGAGCACCTTGGTTGGAACAAAGAACAGTATTGCAAAGTGGTCAACCTCGCTTTTGCTACAAGGGATAGATTTACCTTTCTTGACTTGGCTAATTGTATAAAAGGGAGTGAAATTTTGTGA
- the dapE gene encoding succinyl-diaminopimelate desuccinylase has translation MKIDPVELTKKLISFESITPQDGGAIEYIAKILKKSGFDCKILEFGDSVVKVKNLYAKYINGIPNLCFAGHVDVVPPGELKNWTSDPFKPEVRNGMLYGRGAADMKSGVAAFIAAMVNLISEKFRFNGSISTLITSAEESTEEYGTKAVLEWMESKQKKIDYSIVAEPTSDEKLGDTIKIGRRGSSTFELMCYGKQGHVAYPDLADNPIYKIISILSKIKNTTFDLGNKYFQPSNCEITTVDVGNNTGNLIPGLITARFNIRYNNEQTLGGLYKLVDTMCSSVTSDYKLSMHSSRDVFLSVPDRNTDIMFDAINKVTNVDAMFSTSGGTSDAAFIKGFCPVIEFGMINKTAHQANECVAVNDIHKLTAIYKEFIENYFNPTNRVVGQINVINNISGGPLLA, from the coding sequence ATGAAAATTGACCCTGTAGAGTTAACTAAGAAATTAATTTCCTTTGAAAGCATAACACCACAAGATGGCGGAGCAATAGAATATATAGCAAAAATCCTCAAGAAAAGTGGTTTTGATTGCAAGATTTTAGAGTTTGGTGATAGCGTAGTTAAAGTTAAAAATCTCTATGCAAAATATATAAATGGAATACCAAATCTATGTTTTGCTGGGCATGTTGACGTTGTGCCGCCAGGTGAGTTAAAGAACTGGACATCAGATCCATTTAAGCCAGAAGTTAGAAATGGAATGTTATATGGAAGAGGGGCAGCTGATATGAAAAGTGGAGTAGCTGCGTTTATTGCTGCTATGGTAAACTTAATTTCAGAAAAATTTCGATTTAATGGTTCAATAAGCACATTGATTACCAGTGCAGAAGAAAGCACAGAAGAATATGGAACAAAAGCAGTCTTAGAATGGATGGAAAGCAAGCAAAAAAAGATAGATTATTCCATAGTTGCCGAGCCAACCAGTGATGAGAAGCTCGGGGATACCATAAAAATAGGCAGAAGAGGTTCTTCAACATTTGAATTAATGTGCTACGGAAAACAGGGGCATGTTGCTTACCCAGATTTAGCTGATAATCCAATATATAAAATTATATCTATATTAAGTAAAATAAAAAATACTACCTTTGATCTTGGTAACAAATATTTTCAACCTTCAAATTGTGAAATTACCACCGTAGATGTTGGAAATAATACTGGCAATTTAATACCTGGTTTAATCACTGCACGTTTCAATATTCGGTATAACAATGAACAAACGCTAGGTGGCTTATATAAGCTTGTTGATACAATGTGCTCCAGCGTTACTAGTGATTATAAGCTCTCTATGCATAGCAGCAGAGATGTTTTTCTGTCTGTTCCCGATAGAAATACTGATATTATGTTTGATGCGATAAACAAAGTTACCAATGTTGATGCTATGTTCAGCACAAGTGGTGGTACATCGGACGCTGCATTTATCAAAGGTTTTTGCCCAGTGATTGAATTTGGTATGATCAATAAAACTGCACATCAGGCAAATGAATGCGTAGCAGTAAATGACATACACAAATTAACAGCTATATATAAGGAATTTATAGAAAATTATTTTAATCCCACTAATAGGGTGGTTGGTCAAATCAATGTAATAAACAATATATCCGGCGGTCCATTGTTAGCTTAG
- a CDS encoding adenylosuccinate synthase produces the protein MNNIVIVGLQWGDEGKGKIVDYLSESADVVVRFQGGNNAGHTIVVNDEVYKLNLLPSAVLRTGKISIIGNGVVLDSHALISEIESLKTKDIDINPSNLMISESCPLILSVHKDKEKLFEDLNENHKIGTTNKGIGPCYEDKVGRRAIRLCDLENRDELDKRVDTLLNYHNAIRKGLNYKIIEKEEILKEIQEISKKILQYKKTVWKVLNDLVKEGKRVIFEGAQGTFLDIDHGTYPFVTSSNTVASQAITGSGLSSNTHVIGVAKAYTTRVGNGPFPSEQENEVGDSLFTIGKELGTVSNRRRRCGWFDAVLVRQAVQLSGVSSVVLTKLDILDSFNTIKICTGYKYDGISYDYLSASNSIQERLEPIYEELPGWKENTQGTRSSEGLPVNLIKYIERIEGLIGVPIHLVSTSPKREDVIELKSFEFFGGVWYS, from the coding sequence ATGAATAATATTGTAATTGTCGGTCTTCAGTGGGGTGATGAAGGTAAGGGTAAAATAGTAGATTACCTTTCTGAAAGTGCAGATGTAGTTGTTAGGTTTCAAGGCGGAAATAACGCTGGCCACACCATAGTGGTGAATGACGAAGTATATAAATTAAATTTATTGCCCTCTGCTGTTTTAAGGACGGGTAAAATATCTATAATAGGAAATGGCGTTGTTCTTGATTCACATGCCTTGATTTCAGAAATAGAATCATTAAAAACTAAAGATATAGATATAAATCCGAGCAACTTGATGATATCTGAAAGTTGCCCTCTCATACTGAGTGTACATAAAGACAAGGAAAAGCTATTTGAAGATTTAAATGAAAATCACAAAATCGGCACAACGAATAAAGGCATAGGTCCATGTTATGAAGATAAAGTTGGAAGGAGAGCAATACGTCTTTGCGATTTAGAGAACAGAGATGAGCTAGATAAAAGAGTGGATACTCTTCTGAATTATCATAACGCTATCAGGAAAGGCCTTAATTATAAGATAATTGAAAAAGAGGAAATATTAAAAGAAATTCAAGAAATTTCGAAAAAAATTCTTCAATATAAAAAAACCGTATGGAAAGTGCTAAATGACCTTGTGAAAGAAGGTAAGAGGGTAATATTTGAAGGTGCTCAAGGTACATTTTTAGATATCGACCACGGCACATATCCTTTTGTTACTTCAAGTAACACCGTAGCGTCACAAGCAATAACAGGCTCAGGACTGTCTTCTAATACACATGTGATTGGAGTGGCAAAAGCTTATACAACAAGAGTTGGTAATGGACCATTCCCGAGTGAACAGGAAAATGAAGTGGGTGATAGTTTATTTACTATAGGTAAGGAACTTGGAACGGTAAGTAACAGAAGAAGACGCTGTGGATGGTTTGACGCAGTTTTAGTTCGACAGGCTGTACAGCTCTCTGGAGTTTCAAGTGTTGTATTGACAAAATTGGACATTCTTGATTCTTTTAACACAATAAAAATATGTACTGGGTATAAATATGATGGCATATCATATGATTACTTATCTGCTTCAAATTCGATACAAGAAAGGTTAGAGCCAATATATGAAGAGTTGCCAGGTTGGAAAGAAAATACACAAGGTACGCGATCTAGTGAGGGATTACCTGTTAATTTGATAAAATATATAGAAAGGATAGAGGGGTTAATAGGCGTTCCAATTCATTTAGTTTCAACCAGCCCTAAAAGAGAGGATGTTATAGAACTTAAAAGCTTTGAATTCTTTGGGGGTGTTTGGTATAGCTAG
- a CDS encoding RluA family pseudouridine synthase, which yields MTQSVKTILVDENDIRLDRYIRRIFPDLKQSVIEKSLRRGLIKVDDCKAKSSDRVNSGQTITLKYLDHIGNANSDRKYNEKLVELLKENILYEDEYILAINKPAGVIVQGGIKVKISISDLLDQIREGETFKIVHRLDRDTSGVIIFARSAEVARYLMEEFKGRKIKKTYLALTVGIPSKSRGIIDHPLVKKYISGQEKVVVDENSPQNATTRFSIIAKLEHNVAYLKLQPITGRTHQLRVHLAHINCPILGDGKYGGRKAFVDGIANKIHLHSYSLSLTLPNNKKITITAPVPEHVEKSVKTLAFG from the coding sequence GTGACGCAGAGTGTAAAAACCATATTAGTAGACGAAAATGATATCAGGTTGGATAGGTATATAAGGAGAATTTTTCCCGATCTAAAGCAATCTGTAATTGAAAAGTCTTTAAGAAGAGGGTTAATCAAAGTTGATGATTGTAAAGCTAAATCCAGTGATAGAGTAAATTCTGGTCAAACAATAACACTGAAGTATTTAGATCACATCGGTAATGCTAATTCTGATCGGAAATATAATGAAAAATTAGTAGAGCTATTAAAAGAGAATATATTATATGAAGATGAATATATATTAGCTATCAACAAGCCTGCAGGGGTGATTGTTCAAGGTGGTATAAAGGTAAAAATTAGTATCAGCGACTTGCTTGATCAAATAAGGGAGGGCGAGACATTTAAAATTGTCCATAGGCTCGATAGAGATACAAGTGGAGTGATAATATTTGCGCGTAGTGCTGAAGTTGCAAGGTATTTAATGGAAGAATTTAAAGGACGTAAGATCAAGAAAACTTATTTAGCATTAACTGTTGGTATACCAAGTAAAAGCAGGGGAATAATAGACCATCCATTAGTGAAAAAATATATCTCCGGTCAAGAAAAAGTTGTTGTTGATGAAAATTCCCCTCAAAACGCTACTACGCGTTTTTCAATTATAGCAAAACTGGAGCATAATGTTGCTTACTTAAAACTACAACCGATCACTGGCAGAACCCATCAATTACGCGTACATTTAGCTCATATAAATTGCCCTATTCTTGGTGATGGTAAATATGGTGGCAGAAAAGCCTTTGTTGATGGAATAGCAAATAAAATTCACCTTCATTCATATTCTTTATCTTTAACATTGCCAAACAATAAAAAAATTACTATTACTGCTCCAGTTCCTGAGCATGTTGAGAAGTCTGTGAAAACACTTGCATTTGGTTAA